A section of the Solea solea chromosome 17, fSolSol10.1, whole genome shotgun sequence genome encodes:
- the si:ch211-203k16.3 gene encoding angiopoietin-related protein 1, which yields MPLLSSCLTQPGWSMCSALCILIVLLPEAKADNVNNTHHSGGGSQCGEYTNQVMENGMCRLVATLPQLDEQRCPDMFRCTDEVSYWLHENEERKQQMVALKEMISVLQEELRNHRHRIKVLELQSEERNHLNISLEQRLHELEVNYAEATTLLHLQGTLILDLQNQVHNLTLLVNKVKRNPGCFINIVRPNPLMSAQEALHPEHQHVRNCPVDCASVYYNGVRRSGLYTVVPSLAGMPVEVYCDMDTDGGGWTVIQRRVDGSVSFDRSWGEYRDGFGDLHSEFWLGNDHIHELSTQGDYTLRINLEDWSNKHKHALYRSFSVEDEEHQYRLHVSGFSGTAHDSFSWYHDKQDFSTPDSGNICAEISHGGWWYNQCFYANLNGVYYRGGHYAPKSRGPLGPDGIVWHSWKDSDYYSLRKVTMMIRPNSFRTRLSP from the exons ATGCCTCTCCTGTCCTCTTGTCTCACACAGCCTGGCTGGAGCATGTGCTCCGCTCTCTGCATCCTCATTGTGCTGCTCCCAGAGGCCAAAGCAGACAACGTAAACAACACCCACCACAGTGGTGGTGGTTCTCAGTGTGGGGAGTACACTAACCAG GTGATGGAGAATGGGATGTGTCGTCTGGTTGCCACGCTGCCTCAGCTGGACGAGCAGAGGTGCCCGGATATGTTCCGCTGCACGGATGAAGTTTCCTACTGGCTGCACGAGAACgaggagaggaagcagcagaTGGTGGCGCTGAAGGAGATGATCTCCgtgctgcaggaggagctgaggaaccACCGTCATCGCATCAAGGTCCTTGAGCTGCAG AGCGAGGAGAGAAACCATTTGAACATCTCCTTGGAACAGCGTTTACATGAGCTGGAGGTGAACTACGCTGAGGCCACCACCCTGCTGCACCTCCAGGGCACCCTGATCTTGGACCTACAG AACCAAGTCCACAATCTGACACTTTTGGTGAATAAGGTAAAAAGAAATCCCGGTTGTTTCATCAACATTGTTCGTCCCAACCCTCTCATGAGCGCTCAAGAAGCCCTGCACCCAG AGCATCAGCATGTGAGGAACTGTCCCGTAGACTGTGCTTCTGTCTACTACAATGGAGTGAGGAGATCAGGCCTGTACACAGTGGTGCCGTCACTGGCAGGCATGCCTGTGGAGGTTTACTGTGATATGGACACAGATG GTGGAGGCTGGACTGTGATCCAGCGGCGAGTCGATGGCTCAGTGAGCTTCGACCGCAGCTGGGGGGAATACAGGGACGGCTTTGGTGATCTGCACTCCGAGTTCTGGCTGGGCAACGACCACATACATGAGCTGAGCACACAGGGAGATTACACCCTCCGCATTAACCTGGAGGACTGGAGCAACAAGCACAAGCACGCCCTCTACCGGAGCTTCAG tgtggaggatgaggagcaccAGTACCGTCTCCATGTGTCAGGCTTCAGCGGCACAGCGCACGACTCTTTCAGCTGGTACCATGACAAACAGGACTTCAGTACGCCAGACAGTGGAAACATCTGTGCTGAGATCTCCCACGGCGGTTGGTGGTATAACCAGTGTTTCTACGCCAACCTCAACGGCGTCTACTACAGG GGAGGCCATTATGCCCCTAAAAGCCGGGGGCCGCTGGGGCCTGACGGGATTGTTTGGCACTCCTGGAAAGACTCTGATTATTACTCTCTACGCAAAGTCACCATGATGATCCGACCAAACAGCTTCCGAACCCGATTGTCACCATGA